Genomic window (Chryseobacterium bernardetii):
TTAGTATGTTTTAAAAAAGAAGATGTAAGTTTTTCGTATTGAACTTTGATGGATTCAGCATCGTAAACGTACACTGGTGTGCCAAACTCATTGGCGATCTTTAATAATTCTTGTGAATTCATAATTTCATTTTAACATAAAAAAAGGCAGATTCTTAGAAAAAGAGCCTGCCACATTGATTATTTTTTATGCAAGACAAGTCTTTTAAATATTCCAAACCTTAGAGAACTTAACAGCTCCCTTTTTTCCAGTTTTTATTTGTTTAAAAATTTGCATTGCTTCTATTTATTTTTTGCAAAAATACTATTTATTTTTTATTCTGAGAAAAATGATTTGAAAAGCATCTTCTTTCTAATCAAAATCTAAGGCTTAAATTTCTCTATTATTTAGGTAGCGGCAACGTTTCAAAATCTCCACGCAGAAGTGCTAACTGTAATTCATTATTCAGGTCCGTTGAAGACAACTGGAGATCTATTTTTAATTTGGCAAGTTTACTTAATGTTTGTATCTGCGTAAACAGTTCATAAAAGCCGAAAGAGATTACTTTTCCGTTTTCAATAATTAAAAATAATTTTTCACCTAATTTTCTTCCTGTACCGAGCCAAAGCTCATTCTTTTTTCTGAACTCTATTTTCTGCTTCAATATGGCTACTTCACTGTATTCTTCATGAGTTTCAATGAACTGAACTGCTTTTGTTCCCTGGGTGAATGATCGGAATTTAAGGATTGGCTTTTCTGTTTTATTGAGCTTATTCTTTTCAACAATATATTTATTGTTTCTGAAATAAAGCCCGAAAGGCAGAATCTCTTTTTTCTTCACATTTTTAGAATTCAGGATCAGTTTGGCAATAATATCCGTTCCGGTAAGCTCAAAGTTGATCTGTTCTGAATCTTTTTGAACCTGTTCCCATTTTTTGGACTTGGAGTTGAATACCTTTTTTGAAAATTTATTGATATCCTGAACATAATCTGAGAAGATAATTCTGCCAGCCTCATCCTGAAAATAGACAAACCCTTTATCATTGGGAAGATCCTGAGTAAGTTCTTTTATCTTATTGATATAGGTTTTTGCATTAGTTTCCTCATGCTGTTTTTGGATGATCTCATTCTCAGTGTCTTTTGATATTAAAAGCTTGAAAAGCTCCAAAGTTGCTCTTGCATCTCCGTCTGCCCTGTGGTGATTGGTTAAAGGAATTCCCAATGATTTTACCAGTTTGCCCAACGAATAGCTTACTTCATCAGGAATCAATTTTTTAGCTAAAGGAATAGTATCTAAAGTATTGATTTTAAAATCGTAACCCAGCCTTTTAAATGATTGACGAAGCATCCTGTAATCAAAATCAATATTATGTCCTACTAATGTTGTATTTTGGGTAATTTCAATAACTCTTTTAGCTATTTCATGAAATTTCGGGGCCGTTTTCACCATTTTGGGTGTAATACTGGTAAGCTTTTGAACAAAAGGAGTAATTTCTCCTTCCGGGTTGACAAGGGATATGAACTGGTCTGTGATTTTCTGCCCATCGTATCTGTAAATGGCAATATCTATAATGCATTCATGTCTATAACCTGCACCATTACTTTCTATGTCTATAATTGAATACATTTATTTTCGTTAACTACTGTGTTTATTATTAAAAATTTCAGCTCTTTCATCAGATATTATTTCCCCATCAGTAAAGATAACCTGCTAAAATAGTAAAAAATATATCAAAACATAGCAGGCTGCTATACTGAATACTTACTACCTCCTTCTGCCCCCAAGGCCGAACATTCCAAGAATGGCTTTTGCTCCTTCCCGCATCAGGGTATTGGTAAAGGTTCTTCCTGCCTTACTCTGCAATACCTGCTCAAACATTCCCGGTTCTTCTTTCACTGGTCTTGTTCTTTGATCAGGCGTTGGATTTTGGGCAGCCTGTTCCATTCTGTTGGTTAACATTTCATAGGCAGATTCTCTATCTATTGCCTGTTCATACTTGGCTACCATAGCTGAACTGGAAGTTAATTCCGTAATTTCTGCATCACTCAGAACATCCATTCTTGATTCAGGAGAAATAAGGTAGGTATGAACCAATGGTGTGGGAATACCTTTCTCATCAAGAGCGGTAACGAATGCTTCACCAATTCCTAAATTCTGGATCAGGTTCGAAGCATTGTAGAACTCTGTAGTCGGATAGTTTTCAACCGCTTTGGAAATTTCCTTTTTATCTTTTGCAGTAAACCCTCTCAGGGCATGCTGTATTTTCAAGCCTAATTGAGACAAAACACTTTCCGGCACATCACCGGGAATCTGTGTAATAAAATAAATTCCCACGCCTTTTGAACGGATTAATTTCACCATTGTTTCAATCTGGGAAAGAAGGGTTTTTGAGGCTTCATCAAAAAGTAAGTGTGCTTCATCTATAAACAGCACCAGTTTTGGCTTTCCACTATCTCCTTCTTCCGGAAAAGTCATATAAATTTCAGCAAAAAGAGAAAGCATAAAGGTAGAAAACAGCTGTGGCTTATTCTGAATATCCGATACCCTCAGAATATTAACAACTCCTTTTCCATCCTTTGTTTCCAATAAATCCTGAACATCAAAACTCAATTCTCCAAAAAAATCTCCTGCACCCTGCTGCTCCAATGCTACGATAGATCTCAGAATAGCTCCCAAAGAAGCCGGGGCTATTGATCCGTAATTCGCAGCAAGTTCAGCTTTTCCCTGAGCGTTATCTGTAACATACTGAAGAACTTTCTTAAGGTCTTTAAGATCAATTAAAGGAAGTCCTTTATCATCACAATATTTAAAGACGATAGACATGATACTTTGCTGCGTATCATTAAGCCCAAGAATTTTGCTTAATAAAACAGGGCCAAACTCTGTTACGGTAGCTCTCAGTTTCACTCCTTTCCCTCCGGAAATACTCATCAGTTCTACCGGGAACCCTTGCGGAGTATAAGGAAGCTGAGTTTTTGCATACCTTTCTTCAATGATAGAATTCATCTGGCCGGC
Coding sequences:
- a CDS encoding 3'-5' exonuclease yields the protein MYSIIDIESNGAGYRHECIIDIAIYRYDGQKITDQFISLVNPEGEITPFVQKLTSITPKMVKTAPKFHEIAKRVIEITQNTTLVGHNIDFDYRMLRQSFKRLGYDFKINTLDTIPLAKKLIPDEVSYSLGKLVKSLGIPLTNHHRADGDARATLELFKLLISKDTENEIIQKQHEETNAKTYINKIKELTQDLPNDKGFVYFQDEAGRIIFSDYVQDINKFSKKVFNSKSKKWEQVQKDSEQINFELTGTDIIAKLILNSKNVKKKEILPFGLYFRNNKYIVEKNKLNKTEKPILKFRSFTQGTKAVQFIETHEEYSEVAILKQKIEFRKKNELWLGTGRKLGEKLFLIIENGKVISFGFYELFTQIQTLSKLAKLKIDLQLSSTDLNNELQLALLRGDFETLPLPK
- a CDS encoding helicase HerA-like domain-containing protein, yielding MADKAQFIEELNAKYTPKGEHIILGKGMLDGEVVPEVNVTIPLKTINRHGLIAGATGTGKTKTLQVFAEQLSHQGIPSLVLDIKGDFSGIAEAGQMNSIIEERYAKTQLPYTPQGFPVELMSISGGKGVKLRATVTEFGPVLLSKILGLNDTQQSIMSIVFKYCDDKGLPLIDLKDLKKVLQYVTDNAQGKAELAANYGSIAPASLGAILRSIVALEQQGAGDFFGELSFDVQDLLETKDGKGVVNILRVSDIQNKPQLFSTFMLSLFAEIYMTFPEEGDSGKPKLVLFIDEAHLLFDEASKTLLSQIETMVKLIRSKGVGIYFITQIPGDVPESVLSQLGLKIQHALRGFTAKDKKEISKAVENYPTTEFYNASNLIQNLGIGEAFVTALDEKGIPTPLVHTYLISPESRMDVLSDAEITELTSSSAMVAKYEQAIDRESAYEMLTNRMEQAAQNPTPDQRTRPVKEEPGMFEQVLQSKAGRTFTNTLMREGAKAILGMFGLGGRRR